The DNA window TGAAGTTCCAGTAGTTGAATGTCACCAACATGTATTGGCGAACATGATGATTTAACTGAGAAAACATGTTTTTCACTCTGAGAAAAAGAGCGGCCAATGCCGCTCATTCATTATGCTTTGACGACGCTTGAGATGTACTCTACCTGCACCGCTTTGGTAAAGGCCCCCGGTCTGAGCGCCTGCACTTTACTGATGATCGCTTCTAAGGACCATCCTTGCTCTAGCAGCAGATGCGCGGCCAAAAGCCCGGTTCGCCCCGAACCACCCATGCAGTGCAGGGCCACTTTTTCGCCCTTTTTCAGCGCGTCATGCAGTTGCGGAGCGATACTTTGCCATTGCTGCTCAAACTCTGCTTCCGGCGCACAATCGTCCTCGATCGGCGCGTGAAACCATTGCATGCCTGCTTGCTCTGCTTCACAAGGCAAAGCCTCAACGCCTTTTTCCGCCATTTCGTGCTGGTTAATCGCCGTGACAATCGCCGTCACGCCTTGTGCTTTGAGCTGTGAAAGGGAGTCTGCCAGCGAGGTCCCTTTAGTTCCTGGGCAAGGCGTTAAAATCAGCGCCGCGCCGCCTTCGAGCGGCAGTTCCCATGTTGGATGTGTCATTTCTGCTCTCCTTACGCCAAACCGACTTTGCGCACGAGCTCCGCAGTGCGAGTGGCGTAGCCCATTTCATTGTCGTACCACGCGTAGATTTTCACCATGCGCTTACCGACAACCATGGTCGATAACGCATCAACGATGGTTGAACGCTGGTCACCCCGATAGTCAATCGACACCAAAGGACGCTCTTCAAAGCCCAAAATGCCCTGAAGTTCGTTTTGTGACGCGGCTTTAAGTAGTGCATTGACCTCTTCGGCGGTGGTGTCACGTTTCACATCAAAAATGATGTCGGTCAGCGACGCATTCGCCAGTGGAACACGCACTGCGTGACCATTAATTTTGTCTTTTAGATCAGGGAAAATTTCCACAATCGCGGTCGCCGAACCCGTGGTCGTTGGGATCAGGCTCATGCCACAGGCGCGAGCACGGCGCAGATCTTTGTGCGGCGCATCCAAAATGGTTTGCGTGTTGGTTAAATCATGAATGGTGGTAAACGAAGACTGCTCGATGCCCAAGCTCTCGTGAATCACCTTCACCACCGGCGCGATACAGTTGGTCGTGCACGACGCGGCGGTAACAATGCGGTGCTTGTCTGGGTCGAAAATATGGTCGTTTACACCGACTACGATATTGGCGATGCCCTCTTCTTTTACCGGAGCCGAAACCACCACACGTTTCACGCCTTGCGCGAGGTATTGGTTGAGAAATTCACTCTTACGATGTTTTCCTGTCGCTTCAATCACGACATCACAGCCAGACCAATCGACCGCTTCAATCAATTTTTGCTGCGAGGTCTTGATCACTTTGCCATTAATGACGATCTGTTCACCTTCATGACTTACCGCATGGTGCCAGCGGCCCTGTACTGAATCAAATTCCAGCAGATGCGCTAAGGTTGCGGCATCCCCCGCGACATCGTTGATCTGCACAAACTCAACTTCTGGCCAGTCGAACGCCGCGCGCAATGCCAAACGACCGATACGACCAAATCCATTAATTCCGACTTTTATAGACATGCTTTTTTCCTTAATTAAACACAGCACTGTGGGCGATCAACCATCGCCGCCAGCCGCTCAATATCTTGCTGGTATTCTTGCTTTAAGCACTTGGATTCCACCAAGCCCTGAATCTGCTTTCTCATCCA is part of the Vibrio cidicii genome and encodes:
- a CDS encoding cyclin-dependent kinase inhibitor 3 family protein → MTHPTWELPLEGGAALILTPCPGTKGTSLADSLSQLKAQGVTAIVTAINQHEMAEKGVEALPCEAEQAGMQWFHAPIEDDCAPEAEFEQQWQSIAPQLHDALKKGEKVALHCMGGSGRTGLLAAHLLLEQGWSLEAIISKVQALRPGAFTKAVQVEYISSVVKA
- a CDS encoding ArsJ-associated glyceraldehyde-3-phosphate dehydrogenase; protein product: MSIKVGINGFGRIGRLALRAAFDWPEVEFVQINDVAGDAATLAHLLEFDSVQGRWHHAVSHEGEQIVINGKVIKTSQQKLIEAVDWSGCDVVIEATGKHRKSEFLNQYLAQGVKRVVVSAPVKEEGIANIVVGVNDHIFDPDKHRIVTAASCTTNCIAPVVKVIHESLGIEQSSFTTIHDLTNTQTILDAPHKDLRRARACGMSLIPTTTGSATAIVEIFPDLKDKINGHAVRVPLANASLTDIIFDVKRDTTAEEVNALLKAASQNELQGILGFEERPLVSIDYRGDQRSTIVDALSTMVVGKRMVKIYAWYDNEMGYATRTAELVRKVGLA